The proteins below are encoded in one region of Helicoverpa armigera isolate CAAS_96S chromosome 11, ASM3070526v1, whole genome shotgun sequence:
- the Srpk gene encoding LOW QUALITY PROTEIN: SRSF protein kinase 3 (The sequence of the model RefSeq protein was modified relative to this genomic sequence to represent the inferred CDS: inserted 5 bases in 5 codons; deleted 3 bases in 2 codons), with product MSSKSDVNRRVLAIQAKKKRHKLGKKKNREEDHGAGVQGNGLRNQNQNRLEPTHSSSNETIEEDEDEQYASDDEEQEDSADYCKGGYHPVKIGDLFLNRYHVTRKLGWGHFSTVWLCWDLVDKRFVALKVVKSAPHFTETALDEIKILKAVRDSDPADPKRNKTVQLLNDFKITGVNGTHVCMVFEVLGHHLLKLILKSNYRGIPXENVKTIIRQVLEGLDYLHTKCKIIHTDIKPXNVLVCVDESYIHKLAAEATELHSLGLRLPHSLISTAPKEFQEQVVTAKMSRNKKKKLKKAKRQSMLLXKQMEQIEEMEEQKKXVNNSESAXMSQDNDDSPPTPEEASVIETTRSDNETNINGCNDERADEEAFDTDADAVQVRTKQYGCGDDAGTPMSEGEMTDTPPSFNSQSTKGKSLDKKFDPAFDICDLEVKIADLGNACWVHHFTEDIQTRQYRSLEVLLSAGYGTSADIWSTACMAELATGDYLFEPHSGDGYSRDEDHLAHIIELLGDIPKRIAASGKYSKVFFNKKGELRNITGLKPWGLVSVLTEKYEWSQKDAEDFADFLKPMLDFDPNRRATAYECLQHPWLKAIEPEQNESDK from the exons ATGAGTTCTAAATCAGATGTAAATAGAAGAGTGCTCGCCATTCAGGCGAAAAAGAAACGGCATAAACTCGGTAAAAAGAAAAATCGCGAGGAGGACCACGGGGCTGGTGTACAAGGAAACGGTCTGCGCAACCAGAATCAGAATCGTTTAGAACCTACACATAGCTCTTCCAATGAAACGATCGAAGAGGATGAAGACGAGCAATATGCGAGCGACGACGAGGAACAGGAGGACAGCGCCGACTATTGTAAGGGTGGTTACCATCCTGTCAAAATTGGAGACTTATTCCTGAATCGGTACCACGTCACTAGAAAACTGGGATGGGGTCATTTCTCCACCGTGTGGTTGTGTTGGGATCTTGTTGACAAACGTTTTGTCGCATTGAAAGTCGTAAAATCGGCACCTCATTTTACGGAGACGGCTTTGGACGAAATAAAGATTCTGAAAGCAGTTCGAGACAGTGATCCAGCGGATCCCAAGAGGAATAAGACCGTACAGTTGCTTAATGACTTTAAAATAACCGGTGTGAATGGCACCCATGTGTGCATGGTGTTTGAAGTTCTGGGTCACCACCTACTGAAGTTGATACTCAAATCTAATTATAGAGGTATAC CGGAAAACGTTAAAACTATCATACGTCAAGTGCTGGAAGGATTGGATTACCTCCATACTAAATGTAAGATTATCCATACAGATATTAAAC AGAATGTCTTGGTTTGTGTTGATGAATCTTACATACAT AAGCTTGCAGCTGAGGCTACTGAATTACATTCCCTAGGCTTGAGACTGCCTCATTCCCTGATTAGTACTGCACCAAAGGAATTTCAGGAACAGGTAGTAACTGCTAAAATGAGTAgaaat aagaagaagaagttaaagAAAGCTAAGCGTCAGTCAATGCTGC AAAAGCAAATGGAACAAATAGAGGAAATGGAAGAACAGAAAA TGGTCAATAACAGCGAGTCAG CGATGTCGCAAGACAATGATGATTCACCTCCAACACCTGAAGAGGCAAGTGTCATTGAGACTACACGCTCTGACAATGAAACTAATATCAATGGTTGCAATGATGAGCGTGCCGATGAAGAAGCGTTTGATACTGATGCTGATGCAGTGCAGGTAAGGACTAAGCAATATGGCTGTGGAGATGATGCTGGTACCCCTATGTCTGAAGGAGAAATGACTGACACTCCACCTTCTTTCAATTCTCAGTCTACGAAAGGAAAATCTCTTGATAAAAAGTTTGATCCAGCTTTTGATATCTGTGACTTAGAAGTAAAGATTGCAGATCTAGGTAATGCTTGTTGGGTCCACCATTTCACTGAAGATATACAAACTAGGCAGTATAGATCCCTGGAAGTGTTGCTGAGTGCTGGCTATGGAACTTCAGCTGACATATGGAGCACTGCATGTATGGCCGAGTTGGCCACCGGAGACTATTTATTTGAGCCGCATTCTGGTGATGGCTATAGCCGTGATGAGGATCACCTTGCTCATATTATAGAACTATTAGGAGATATCCCAAAACGAATTGCAGCCTCTGGAAAATATTCCAAAGTATTCTTCAATAAAAAGGGTGAGTTGAGGAACATTACTGGCTTGAAACCATGGGGCTTAGTGTCTGTGCTTACTGAGAAGTATGAGTGGAGTCAGAAAGATGCAGAAGACTTTGCTGATTTCTTAAAGCCCATGCTTGATTTCGATCCAAATCGGCGTGCCACTGCCTATGAGTGCCTTCAGCACCCATGGTTGAAAGCAATTGAACCTGAACAAAACGAGTCtgacaaataa
- the LOC110380346 gene encoding monocarboxylate transporter 2: MPPKAGAAKPTGIKKSIIVPSKVYTKDSSSTIKPEDIEGVEETEITAQISVPTEGGWGWVVVAASFLTIFLLDGVYFTFGSIYHDMCDDLKVGESVVALVNSVAVAVYFMGGPLVSALINRFGFRAVCMTGSIISASALLCTYFVVDFVTILILYGLFGGFGACLCSMGSGLVVGFYFEKLRSLAMAISSIGSSIGIMIMFTVNSYIVKLAGWRLLVLMQSGLVGLIYFLAMTFRPLLSLTVTTVVDEPTRTVAYLPSCHKSSTIKDKKGSDAKCCRTAVQRCIKCTLSYCGSDWREYSANADASGSFYSSCIKAYSYRSRSSKWNQSKTIETSSVFNIQVEI, encoded by the coding sequence ATGCCACCTAAGGCGGGTGCCGCCAAACCAACTGGCATAAAGAAAAGCATAATTGTACCAAGCAAAGTATATACTAAGGATAGTAGCAGCACCATTAAACCTGAAGACATTGAAGGCGTTGAGGAAACAGAAATAACTGCACAAATATCAGTACCAACTGAAGGAGGATGGGGTTGGGTCGTAGTCGCAGCGAGTTTTTTAACGATTTTTCTATTAGACGGAGTTTACTTCACATTTGGCAGTATATATCACGACATGTGCGATGATCTTAAAGTTGGAGAGTCTGTGGTGGCACTTGTCAACTCTGTAGCAGTAGCAGTGTACTTTATGGGAGGACCACTTGTATCGGCGCTTATTAACAGATTTGGATTCCGGGCAGTTTGTATGACTGGTTCAATTATTTCTGCGTCAGCTTtactttgtacatattttgttgttgattttgtaacaatacttattttatacgGACTTTTTGGAGGATTTGGAGCTTGCCTTTGTAGCATGGGGTCCGGATTGGTAGTGGGCTTTTACTTTGAAAAACTTAGATCTTTGGCAATGGCAATTTCAAGTATTGGTTCCAGCATTGGCATTATGATTATGTTTACAGTTAACTCATACATAGTAAAATTGGCCGGATGGCGTTTGCTTGTATTAATGCAATCTGGATTAGTGggtttaatatactttttagcGATGACCTTTCGCCCTTTACTTTCTTTAACTGTGACGACGGTAGTAGACGAACCTACTCGTACAGTAGCTTACTTGCCTAGCTGCCATAAAAGCAGCACCATCAAAGACAAAAAAGGGAGTGATGCCAAGTGCTGCAGAACGGCTGTTCAGCGCTGTATCAAATGCACACTTTCCTACTGCGGCAGTGATTGGAGAGAGTACAGTGCCAACGCCGACGCAAGCGGGTCCTTCTACAGCAGTTGCATCAAGGCTTACTCTTACCGCTCAAGGTCCTCAAAGTGGAATCAGTCGAAGACAATTGAAACAAGTTCAGTCTTTAATATCCAAGTCGAAATCTAG
- the LOC110380337 gene encoding LOW QUALITY PROTEIN: DNA replication factor Cdt1 (The sequence of the model RefSeq protein was modified relative to this genomic sequence to represent the inferred CDS: inserted 2 bases in 2 codons), whose protein sequence is MSQTSITSFFNSRKRPATEELFTSKNKVPHIDRAIDTKNVSTGKKSMVKTCEIITREFKHPTKSSDVAKKESSQVEIRETPQDTTQVPPKVAFAKKVNASNTIKTIQNTKSETITTSRKELSLGDIRKKLAGSSRLAELRATADRLSKGIQDLKQASEKRNLREFKSIDVEVPVSPSKKTLLQNELLSPKKCTSMPAPQRPLISPRKVVVSPIKSPSKVPAYIRHAALATSSSSLPLPHHYRFLAELFRGMETVVALLYNRNEKITFDKLKPSIQEMLKRSFTQKHLAQIKHLVPDFYNFEVQKVKNFSASSHKEKHELIISPNFPNDFKVMNPSVLLERRRYFFDTLLQLVKKHHAQYLQTLDPPMVIPDDKLTRWHPEFEIEKIPEVDSAKLPEMPNVETFSSAQDVLAKARELFKCNTKMERALEKLAQAKSRGLTEQEKAVTGITDSKPSTSLNGMKTNSTQTSQASTSSVTLMNPALRNLPTALLEKVKAKQAAKALEAMTRSSENDQKYLIYSRLPDLARTLXNIFVTERKNVLALNIILSKLDSSFKANVSANDLQRDIKVLTEELPDWVKLHEIRNNTYLKLDKXADLQKNLSKLEALADKYKNE, encoded by the exons ATGTCACAAACATCAATTACATCATTCTTTAATAGTAGAAAAAGACCTGCTACGGAGGAACTTtttacttctaaaaataaagtgCCCCACATTGACCGGGCTATAGATACGAAAAATGTATCCACGGGGAAAAAATCCATGGTTAAGACTTGTGAAATCATCACAAGGGAGTTTAAACATCCAACTAAATCTAGTGACGTTGCTAAGAAAGAGTCATCGCAAGTTGAGATACGAGAAACACCACAAGACACAACGCAAGTGCCGCCAAAAGTCGCATTTGCTAAAAAGGTGAATGCATCTAATACAATTAAAACTATACAAAACACCAAATCAGAAACTATTACCACATCGCGTAAAGAATTAAGTCTTGGCGACATCAGAAAGAAATTAGCTGGAAGTTCGAGGTTAGCAGAATTAAGAGCAACCGCTGATCGACTGAGCAAAGGCATACAAGATCTCAAACAAGCTAGCGAGAAGAGGAATCTACGAGAATTCAAATCTATTGATGTGGAAGTACCAGTAag TCCAAGCAAGAAAACTCTTCTTCAAAATGAACTTTTATCACCAAAGAAATGTACTTCAATGCCAGCACCACAAAGACCACTTATTTCTCCCAGAAAAGTGGTTGTCAGCCCTATCAAGAGCCCAAGCAAG GTCCCTGCTTACATTAGACATGCAGCTCTTGCCACTTCCTCCAGCAGCCTGCCATTGCCTCATCACTACAGATTCCTTGCAGAACTGTTCCGTGGCATGGAAACAGTGGTTGCATTACTCTATAACAGAAATGAAAAGATAACCTTTGATAAACTGAAACCCTCCATACAAGAAATGCTGAAAAGATCATTCACTCAGAAACATTTGGCTCAAATAAAACATCTTGTGCCAGATTTTTACAATTTCGAAGTTCAGAAGGTAAAGAACTTCAGTGCCTCATCTCACAAAGAAAAACATGAATTGATAATTTCACCTAATTTCCCGAATGATTTCAAAGTGATGAATCCAAGTGTGTTACTGGAGAGGCGTCGATACTTTTTTGATACCTTGCTACAGTTAGTAAAGAAACATCATGCACAATATCTGCAGACACTTGATCCTCCAATGGTGATCCCTGATGATAAGCTAACTCGTTGGCATCCTGAATTCGAAATTGAAAAGATACCAGAAGTTGACAGTGCCAAGTTACCTGAAATGCCAAATGTTGAGACATTCTCTAGTGCGCAAGATGTACTAGCCAAGGCTcgtgaattattcaaatgtaataCCAAAATGGAAAGAGCTTTAGAGAAGTTGGCTCAAGCTAAATCCCGTGGTCTCACTGAACAAGAAAAGGCAGTTACTGGTATTACAGATAGTAAGCCAAGTACATCACTGAATGGTATGAAGACCAACAGTACACAGACAAGCCAGGCTTCAACAAGTTCGGTGACACTAATGAATCCAGCCCTCCGTAACCTGCCCACTGCACTTCTAGAAAAAGTTAAAGCAAAGCAGGCTGCTAAAGCCCTTGAAGCTATGACAAGATCGTCTGAAAATGATCAAAAGTACTTGATATACAGTCGCTTGCCAGATCTTGCTCGCACCC CAAACATCTTTGTCACTGAAAGAAAAAACGTTCTAGCACTAAACATAATTCTCTCCAAATTGGACAGCAGCTTCAAAGCAAATGTGTCAGCCAATGACTTGCAAAGAGATATTAAAGTTCTCACTGAGGAACTGCCAGATTGGGTTAAATTACatgaaataagaaataatactTACCTTAAACTAGATA ATGCTGATTTGCAAAAGAATTTGTCTAAGTTAGAGGCTTTAGCAGataagtataaaaatgaatag